One window of the candidate division KSB1 bacterium genome contains the following:
- a CDS encoding DUF302 domain-containing protein, translated as MSYYFAKQTRLGFDEAIARVTEELQKEGFGILTEIDVRETLKKKLDVDFRRYKILGACNPPFAYQALQAEEHIGTMLPCNVIVQEKGGGVEVAAVDPVASMAAVRNEQLGRIAEEVRRKLEKIIQNV; from the coding sequence ATGAGCTACTATTTCGCCAAGCAAACGCGCCTGGGTTTTGACGAGGCCATCGCGCGGGTGACCGAGGAACTCCAAAAGGAGGGCTTCGGCATCCTCACCGAAATCGACGTAAGGGAGACTTTGAAGAAAAAGCTCGATGTCGATTTCAGACGCTACAAAATTCTCGGCGCCTGCAATCCGCCCTTTGCATATCAGGCGCTGCAGGCGGAGGAACACATCGGCACCATGCTGCCGTGCAATGTCATCGTGCAGGAGAAGGGCGGCGGTGTCGAGGTGGCGGCGGTGGATCCGGTGGCTTCGATGGCGGCGGTGCGCAATGAACAGCTCGGCCGCATAGCAGAAGAAGTGCGCCGCAAGCTCGAGAAAATCATTCAAAATGTGTGA
- a CDS encoding hydrogenase iron-sulfur subunit: MKTSPEKPAEGPNRAPRNQQPRLVGFLCMNGSQVFYDVSNPARRKLPAGFTGIAVECISQVHAREIFKALRFGAEGVLLAASPQCPCGHDENEIRQHVAELYRALAGYDIEASRLRLEWISTAEEHKFLQTVNEMMLGLQQLPPLQLFKELGRNLAYCG; the protein is encoded by the coding sequence ATGAAGACGTCTCCAGAAAAGCCGGCAGAAGGGCCGAATCGTGCGCCTCGCAACCAGCAGCCACGCCTGGTGGGTTTCCTGTGTATGAATGGGTCCCAGGTGTTTTATGACGTCTCCAACCCCGCGCGACGAAAGCTGCCGGCCGGTTTTACCGGCATCGCGGTGGAGTGCATCTCACAGGTGCACGCGCGCGAAATTTTCAAAGCCCTGCGCTTCGGTGCGGAGGGCGTTTTGCTGGCGGCCAGCCCGCAATGTCCGTGTGGACATGACGAAAATGAAATCCGCCAGCATGTGGCAGAATTGTACCGGGCGTTGGCAGGCTATGACATCGAAGCCAGCCGCTTGCGGCTGGAGTGGATTTCGACCGCGGAGGAACACAAGTTTCTGCAGACCGTGAATGAGATGATGTTGGGCTTGCAACAGTTGCCGCCGTTGCAGCTCTTTAAAGAACTGGGCAGAAATCTCGCTTATTGCGGATAA